The Podospora pseudocomata strain CBS 415.72m chromosome 3, whole genome shotgun sequence genome window below encodes:
- a CDS encoding hypothetical protein (antiSMASH:Cluster_2; COG:S; EggNog:ENOG503NW2D): MPYLVLPALIPDIRPCYDAYFAAFTTDPSGSLLLDILFPSGVTSDEFREAHTNGTLQWWHTSETQYTYKCVDSETGEIIGMALCDVFVKPRTEEERKMPEIGWLHGEQRTRAERVLDGLWGARERIMGGRPYVYIHAFAVDPKHQGKGAGSTLVQAIVDLGNTIGLPIYLEATPTSENVYFRKGFRRVPAEIAQVVHEAAVLRTKEDVEVPLMVKLPQGVYGVKVDGRKLGEVWAEWQEERKQQQQQQQQQQRQQQVQQQQQQQPDVEVRP, translated from the exons ATGCCTTACCTCGTCCTCCCAGCCCTCATCCCCGACATCCGGCCCTGCTACGACGCCTACTTTGCCGCCTTCACCACCGACCCCTCCGGCTCTTTATTGCTCgacatcctcttcccctcggGCGTCACGTCCGACGAGTTCCGCGAGGCGCACACCAACGGCACCCTGCAGTGGTGGCACACCTCCGAGACGCAGTACACCTACAAGTGTGTCGACTCGGAGACGGGTGAGATCATCGGCATGGCCCTCTGCGACGTGTTTGTCAAGCCTAGAACAGAAGAGGAGCGCAAGATGCCAGAGATTGGGTGGCTTCACGGGGAGCAGAGGACACgggcggagagggtgctgGACGGGCTTTGGGgtgcgagggagaggattaTGGGGGGGAGGCCGTATGTTT ACATCCACGCTTTTGCCGTTGACCCCAAGCACCAAGGCAAGGGAGCTGGCTCTACTCTTGTCCAGGCCATTGTTGACCTCGGAAACACTATCGGACTGCCCATCTACCTCGAAGCGACGCCCACATCGGAAAACGTGTACTTCAGAAAGGGCTTCAGGAGAGTCCCCGCGGAGATAGCCCAGGTGGTTCACGAGGCGGCCGTGTTAAGGACCAAAGAGGACGTGGAGGTACCGCTCATGGTGAAACTGCCGCAGGGTGTGTATGGAGTCAAGGTTGATGGGAGaaagttgggggaggtgtgggCGGAgtggcaggaggagaggaagcaacagcagcagcagcagcagcagcagcagcgccaacaacaggttcaacaacaacaacaacaacaaccagacgTTGAGGTTAGACCATAA
- a CDS encoding hypothetical protein (SMCOG1288:ABC transporter related protein; COG:Q; EggNog:ENOG503NX6D; antiSMASH:Cluster_2) — MVVEASGEKRPHSAAASDAAADKEKALAPTTTGSASDAPAAAEQAPQGGLLVWLKIFASASPTWIDVCLLITGVISAAGAGIPFPLMGIIFGELVDNMNDATCAAGDSDLSSTSTSINGVNDPFAYEASINDKVLKLVYIAIAALVCIYVYVLSWSLFSQRLAQRLRGQYVQALLRQPPGFFDARSAASGEVSTRLQGDMTAVQAGTSEKVGVLIASTSFFFACYVVAFIKQAKLAGILVSLIPAFLLMAMGGGFFVTKFMVISASSQTAASNIAGEALQHVGVVQSFGMAGRLEKKFAEHVAVARGAGVKKGIAAAMQAGMLYFIAYSANALAFWQGSRMIVDTIRGEGTETVGQIYTVVFLLVDACVCLGNIAPILPILGSASTAFSRLMADINAPSTIDGTSSEGAFLPVETTTGHIQLENVSFAYPSRAEQPVLRNVNLVLPAGKHTALVGLSGSGKSTIAALVARLQDPDSGVITLDGTDIKTLNVSHLRSFVSLVQQEPSLLDRSILENIALGLVNSPKPEHQALKAVVEGGELAELAKKGKDAVDDSNVANPAVQEVIRLVKEAAVQADAHNFISNLEKGYGTFAGPKGSLVSGGQRQRVALARALIRDPKILLLDEATAALDSTSEKKIQLAVERAAEGRTVISIAHRLSTIRNADKIVVLEAGEVVEEGVYDELMAREDGKFFAMAKLQSLGNQEAAASAVAEISEKKDVVVVDEEEEEAAKVLAASISSRDESAAEKAANDKEEKEKEAGWGSVFAGLARLVKPSFPWLLLAVFAAVIVGGTFSGSGLIFGFTVGALNPCENSPEDILDLGKFFGGLLFMLACIELLANFFAWSCFGLIAERMLYAIRVLSFRSLMEQGVEWHQSGGRNPTALLDIITKDSAAIGGFSGSTIGTVFAIIVNFFVAIILSHIIQWKIAIVCLSVVPILLGAGFMQLRQLARYEERHAASYAKATGVAVEAVQSIKTVAALSLEKEVMGSYARLLKNTRDEMVRAAAFTNVWLAISNSMSFLIYAFAYWWGSQKIMSGEANQTQFFIIVVSMLVSAQLWGQMFTLAPEFSRARTAFSRIMNVLALGTNNEIDSKRGPHGKPGPSSDPESALSPAAKAATGGEPGMKITFTNVTFSYPSRPDHRTLKNVSFTITPGQFVGLVGPSGAGKSTIMSLVQNLYSPSSGSILLDNVDITSSVASIKDSIAIVPQDPALFDGSIRFNVSLGSKPDHVPTQEEIEEACKLANIHDVIMAMPEGYDTQCGASAGRLSGGQRQRLAIARALVRKPRLLLLDESTSALDAASEAALQEGLDKVARGTTVLAITHRLHTVKKADVIFVVEGGEVVDKGTHEELMGRREGYRVNAMQQMLQ; from the exons ATGGTGGTCGAGGCTTCCGGAGAGAAGCGTCCGCACAGCGCTGCAGCGAGTGATGCGGCCGCTGATAAGGAGAAGGCACTTGCCCCTACCACCACTGGAAGTGCTTCTGATGCGCCGGCAGCTGCCGAACAAGCC CCCCAAGGTGGCCTCCTCGTCTGGCTCAAGATCTTTGCTTCCGCGTCGCCAACATGGATCGACGTCTGTcttctcatcaccggcgtcatctccgccgccggtgccggtatccccttccccctgaTGGGCATCATCTTTGGCGAGCTCGTCGACAACATGAACGATGCCACCTGTGCGGCCGGTGACTCTGACCTCAGCTCcacttccacctccatcaacgGCGTCAACGACCCTTTCGCCTATGAGGCTTCCATCAACGATAAGGTCCTCAAGTTGGTGTATATTGCCATTGCTGCCTTGGTTTGCATCTACGTTTACGTCCTGTCCTGGTCTCTCTTCTCCCAGCGTCTCGCTCAGAGACTCAGGGGGCAGTATGTTCAGGCTTTGCTGAGACAGCCCCCCGGCTTCTTCGACGCGCGATCTGCCGCCAGTGGTGAGGTCTCGACCAGACTTCAGGGCGACATGACTGCAGTCCAGGCCGGTACTTCCGAAAAGGTGGGCGTTTTGATCGCCTCGACCAGTTTCTTCTTCGCCTGCTACGTCGTCGCGTTCATCAAGCAGGCAAAGCTGGCTGGTATTTTGGTCTCGCTCATCCCGGCGTTCTTGCTCATGGCGATGGGCGGTGGCTTTTTTGTCACCAAGTTCATGGTCATCAGTGCTTCTTCCCAGACTGCCGCCAGCAACATTGCCGGTGAGGCGCTTCAGCACGTCGGTGTCGTGCAGTCGTTCGGTATGGCTGGCAGACTGGAAAAGAAGTTTGCCGAGCATGTCGCCGTGGCTAGAGGTGCTGGTGTCAAAAAGGGcattgctgctgccatgCAGGCTGGTATGCTGTACTTTATTGCGTACAGCGCCAATGCTCTGGCCTTCTGGCAGGGTAGTCGCATGATTGTTGATACCATCAGGGGCGAGGGGACCGAAACTGTTGGTCAGATTTATACTGTGGTGTTCTTGTTGGTTGATG CCTGTGTCTGTCTCGGCAACATcgctcccatcctccccatcctcggcAGCGCCTCCACTGCCTTTTCTCGTCTGATGGCCGACATCaacgccccctccaccatcgaCGGCACTTCCTCCGAAGGCGCCTTTTTGCCGGTTgagaccaccaccggccaCATACAGCTCGAAAACGTCTCCTTTGCCTACCCCTCCCGCGCCGAGCAGCCAGTCCTCCGCAACGTCAACCTTGTCCTCCCGGCAGGCAAGCACACCGCCCTCGTCGGTCTTTCGGGAAGCGGTAAatccaccatcgccgccctcgTCGCCCGTCTGCAGGATCCCGATTCTGGTGTCATCACCCTGGACGGCACAGACATCAAGACACTGAACGTGTCCCACCTCCGCAGTTTTGTCTCTCTCGTCCAGCAGGAACCTTCTCTTCTCGACCGCTCCATCCTTGAGAACATCGCTCTCGGTCTGGTCAACTCCCCCAAGCCAGAACACCAAGCTCTCAAGGCGGTGGTAGAAGGCGGCGAGCTCGCCGAGTtggccaagaagggcaaggatgCCGTTGACGACAGTAACGTTGCCAACCCTGCGGTGCAGGAAGTCATCCGTCttgtcaaggaggctgccgTCCAGGCTGACGCGCACAACTTCATCTCCAATCTGGAAAAGGGCTACGGTACTTTTGCTGGGCCCAAGGGGTCTTTGGTGTCTGGTGGCCAAAGACAGCGAGTGGCGCTCGCGCGTGCCTTGATTAGAGATCCCAAGATTTTGCTGCTGGACGAGGCCACTGCTGCGCTGGATTCGACTTCTGAGAAAAAGATCCAGCTCGCTGTTGAGCGGGCTGCCGAGGGGAGGACGGTAATTTCCATTGCTCATAGGTTGAGTACCATTCGCAATGCGGACAAGATTGTTGTTCtggaggcgggtgaggttgtggaggagggggtgtaCGACGAGCTGATGGCGAGAGAAGATGGCAAGTTCTTTGCCATGGCCAAGCTGCAGAGCTTGGGTAaccaggaggctgctgcttcggctgttgctgagatcagcgagaagaaggatgttgttgtcgttgacgaggaagaggaggaggcagccaAGGTTCTTGCTGCTTCCATCTCCAGCAGGGATGAGTCTGCTGCTGAAAAGGCGGCCAAtgacaaggaggagaaggagaaggaggccggCTGGGGATCCGTGTTCGCCGGTCTGGCCCGTCTTGTCAAGCCTTCTTTCCCCTGGTTGCTTCTGGCTGTCTTCGCGGCTGTCATTGTCGGTGGTACTTTCTCCGGATCTGGTCTCATCTTTGGTTTCACCGTTGGTGCTCTCAACCCGTGCGAGAACTCGCCCGAGgacatcctcgacctcggAAAGTTCTTTGGTGGTTTGCTCTTCATGCTGGCCTGCATTGAGCTCCTGGCAAACTTCTTTGCGTGGTCGTGCTTTGGTCTCATCGCCGAGAGAATGCTGTATGCCATCCGCGTGCTCAGTTTCAGAAGCCTAATGGAGCAGGGTGTCGAATGGCACCAATCCGGCGGCCGCAACCCTACTGCCCTGcttgacatcatcaccaaagaCAGCGCCGCCATCGGTGGTTTCTCGGGTAGCACCATCGGCACCGTCtttgccatcatcgtcaacttcttcgtcgccatcatcctctcGCACATCATCCAGTGGAAGATTGCCATCGTCTGTCTCTCCGTCGTCCCGATCCTCCTCGGGGCGGGCTTCATGCAGCTCCGCCAGCTCGCCCGCTACGAAGAGCGCCACGCGGCCTCCTACGCCAAGGCAACCGGTGTGGCCGTCGAAGCCGTCCAATCCATCAAGACCGTCGCCGCCTTGTCCCTCGAAAAGGAGGTCATGGGCTCGTACGCCCGCCTCCTGAAGAACACCCGCGACGAAATGGTCCGCGCGGCAGCCTTCACCAACGTCTGGCTcgccatcagcaacagcatgTCCTTTTTGATCTACGCCTTCGCCTACTGGTGGGGTTCCCAAAAGATCATGTCGGGCGAGGCCAACCAAACCCAattcttcatcatcgtcgtctccatgctcgtcagcgccCAGCTCTGGGGCCAAATGttcaccctcgcccccgAGTTCTCCCGCGCCCGCACCGCCTTCTCCCGCATCATGAACGTTTTGGCACTGGGAACAAACAACGAGATCGACTCCAAGCGTGGCCCGCACGGCAAGCCCGGCCCCTCTTCCGACCCGGAGTCTGCCCTCTCCCCGGCAGCCAAGGCCGCTACTGGTGGGGAACCAGGCATGAAAATCACCTTCACCAACGTCACCTTCTCCTACCCCTCCCGCCCAGACCACCGGACCCTCAAGAACGTCtccttcaccatcacccccggTCAGTTCGTCGGCCTCGTCGGCCCATCCGGAGCAGGAAAATCAACAATCATGTCCCTCGTCCAGAACCTCTACTCCCCCTCGTCGGGCTCAATCCTGCTCGACAACGTAGACATCACCTCTTCCGTCGCCTCCATCAAAGACTCCATCGCCATTGTCCCGCAGGACCCGGCCTTGTTCGACGGCAGCATCCGGTTCAACGTCTCCCTCGGCTCCAAACCCGACCACGTCCCCACCCAGGAGGAGATCGAGGAGGCGTGCAAGCTAGCCAACATCCACGACGTGATCATGGCCATGCCGGAGGGGTACGACACCCAGTGCGGCGCCTCCGCCGGTCGCTTGTCCGGtgggcagaggcagagacTTGCCATCGCGAGAGCGTTGGTTCGCAAGCcgaggttgttgctgcttgACGAGAGCACTTCGGCTTTGGATGCTGCCTCTGAAGCGGCGCTgcaggaggggttggataaAGTCGCGCGGGGGACGACCGTGCTGGCTATTACGCACAGACTGCACACCGTGAAGAAGGCGGATGTGATttttgtggtggaggggggcgaggtggtggataaGGGGACGCATGAGGAGTTGATGGgacggagggaggggtataGGGTTAATGCTATGCAGCAGATGTTGCAGTAG
- a CDS encoding hypothetical protein (EggNog:ENOG503NVNY; COG:K; antiSMASH:Cluster_2) — translation MDTHMDHIKTEDEEDQGHGLPHPTPSLQARQTPAPTKRQPSLTESSRGGRRTASSLTANRKVCDHCRTRRIKCDYQFPCQQCLNAALVCKRDQVPRKRGPKPGHGRVLDRIRSKEEEVLGIASRESSADFETTPSSLATPQSTPPDTPFPNPSADAQHGRSGRQRYHHLIPLCVEVYTAHLYPLLPVVHLPTLQSYCCQPSVPPSQRTLLLALSALTSLHVASLPPPSRPPSGSNTDWISAAKSFLEECSATRQAYDYVAHLQLNDILTSFLLSRLYIEMGNSRKAWVYLRETGALAAEFGLDREDGYAGSEEDDDLARRRLFWAVLISERNREFAILRNKPITSFRRKPELPTFGYRYEDPGVHAGLLQLAEVYKPVGEDFVAAWNDTSPQNEDSPAAHNMKAAKLLELQRRLSQVTESGEEATEMQRVHLTITRQWLKLVTWQLSFRAHLLSFGNVHESMRFTYPLIIAHETLSFLNSLPPGRCYGRISTMEKIYEIGIWWLNVVGAVDNLELGRHGVKTDDNLLDAFVRVLSVGEQSRVLFAERLKMFAAAGDMSDLSYMVGRKFSQEVREQGHKEIKTEEPEPRSVPRTAHSSSRYHHGGPSLAVDTPSPATNGPPTAPHTNETPPPPWFQGYNNSAITTPTSSGWASTTSEVNSPEILFSPDIVSPGPGATSFGYFRFPGPKPGEGA, via the exons ATGGACACACATATGGATCATATCAAAacggaggacgaggaagaccaGGGGCACGGGCTACCGCACCCGACTCCGTCATTGCAGGCACGACAGACACCGGCACCAACAAAACGACAACCTAGCTTGACTGAGTCCAGCCGAGGGGGTAGGAGGACAGCATCAAGCTTGACGGCCAACAGAAAGGTTTGCGACCATTGCAGGACGAGACGGATAAAATGCGATTACCAATTCCCTTGCCAGCAGTGCCTCAATGCCGCCTTGGTGTGCAAAAGGGACCAGGTCCCACGGAAAAGAGGTCCCAAGCCAGGTCATGGTCGAGTTCTTGACAGGATACGGtcaaaagaggaggaagtgcTGGGGATAGCGTCGAGGGAGAGCAGCGCCGA CTTTGAGACCACCCCGAGCAGTCTCGCCACCCCTCAGTCCACGCCTCCCGACACGCCTTTTCCGAATCCGTCTGCTGACGCCCAGCATGGCCGCTCTGGACGGCAGAGATACCATCATCTCATTCCGCTGTGTGTTGAGGTTTACACGGCTCACCTGtaccctctccttcctgtAGTTCACTTACCCACACTGCAGAGCTACTGCTGTCAACCCTCGGTTCCGCCATCTCAGAGGACGCTACTGCTTGCCTTATCGGCTCTCACGTCCCTTCATGTTGcatctcttccaccaccctcccggCCCCCATCAGGGAGTAATACCGACTGGATCAGCGCAGCAAAGTCGTTTCTGGAAGAATGCTCGGCCACACGCCAGGCATACGACTATGTTGCTCACCTCCAGCTGAACGATATTTTGACGTCGTTTCTGCTGTCCAGACTTTACATTGAAATGGGGAACAGCCGAAAAGCCTGGGTGTATCTGCGAGAAACAGGCGCTCTGGCGGCCGAGTTCGGTCTGGATCGGGAAGATGGATATGCAGGTTcggaagaagacgatgacctggcgaggaggaggctgttctGGGCAGTTCTGATTTCCGAGAG GAACAGGGAATTTGCCATCCTGAGAAACAAGCCCATCACGAGCTTCAGACGGAAACCAGAACTGCCAACCTTTGGATACCGGTATGAAGATCCAGGTGTCCATGCTGGCTTGCTACAGCTGGCGGAGGTATACAAGCCGGTTGGTGAGGACTTTGTCGCTGCGTGGAAcgacacctccccccaaaacgAAGATTCGCCGGCCGCTCACAACATGAAAGCCGCAAAGCTGCTGGAGCTCCAACGCCGTCTGTCACAGGTGACAGAGtcaggggaggaggccacAGAAATGCAAAGGGTGCATCTCACGATTACTCGTCAGTGGCTGAAGCTGGTTACTTGGCAACTGTCGTTCCGCGCCCACCTGCTGTCGTTCGGCAACGTCCACGAAAGCATGCGGTTCACTTATCCGCTCATCATCGCGCACGAGACGTTGTCGTTTCTGAACTCGCTACCGCCAGGGCGCTGCTACGGTAGGATTTCAACCATGGAAAAGATTTACGAGATTGGCATCTGGTGGCTCAATGTCGTCGGGGCTGTGGATAACCTCGAGCTTGGGAGGCACGGTGTCAAGACAGATGATAACCTTCTGGACGCTTTTGTCAGGGTTCTCAGCGTCGGCGAACAGAGCAGGGTACTGTTTGCAGAACGGCTCAAGATGTttgccgctgctggtgaCATGTCAGACCTCAGTTACATGGTGGGCAGGAAGTTCTCCCAAGAGGTGAGGGAGCAAGGACACAAAGAGATCAAGAcggaggagccggagccgagATCTGTGCCGCGAACAGcacacagcagcagtagATACCACCACGGCGGGCCGTCGCTGGCGGTGGACACGCCCTCACCGGCGACCAATGGGCCTCCAACGGCACCTCACACCAACGagacaccgccgccgccgtggttCCAGGGGTACAATAACAGTGCCATCACCACGCCTACCAGCTCTGGGTGGGCGTCGACGACGTCAGAGGTGAACAGTCCGGAGATTTTGTTCAGTCCTGACATTGTCAGTCCCGGGCCGGGAGCGACGAGCTTTGGGTATTTTCGCTTTCCGGGGCCAAAGCcaggggagggggcttgA
- the YOS9 gene encoding Protein OS-9 (COG:O; EggNog:ENOG503NVH2; BUSCO:EOG09264C3V; antiSMASH:Cluster_2), protein MRRLNLVLLASLQLCRARQPSFSIHEDLLAHPQFEIVFSDQFISEADALALLDTQLSSSPAPSPTPSSQTELASPSTETDASNGQQQNPEDTDDDSNPVSETYELINSAPWKYLCTVPVLAPPPTLNQTATELAKAEEAREMSRASAKGWELMSGLEGHCLYFMSGWWSYSFCYGKDVVQFHALPRGTEGGPPVRDDSSQEYVLGRAVPASEQPKDGQEKGLAPPNSELQVKGDQRYLVQKFEGGTVCDLTNKPRTIEVQYHCHPGVAGDRISWIKEVTICTYLMVVQTPRLCDDVAFLPPKVTKRHPVTCKQIVSSEEEESAWRYQKQVEAGGVLEGAGERARLKVGRPNGGADSNPFSGMTIGGVVVGGQKILGGKVNADGTPAFKLMPPRHISALATPKAATVTHVLLAKEKEGAPIEKLSPEKLEELGIKDAFLDEMEAQLEAVSGGEGWRVEVVDAPGQERQYVVYQMLDNGADAIDLEKKHTLPPGGAEDQKTKGERQKTATKKQKPKAKKTAGQQEKTEGKKPRLDDDEEGSKEEFKDEL, encoded by the exons ATGCGCCGGCTCAATCTGGTTCTCCTGGCTTCGCTGCAGCTCTGCAGAGCTCGACAGCCCAGCTTTAGCATTCACGAGGATCTGCTGGCCCATCCACAG TTCGAGATTGTCTTTTCCGATCAATTCATTTCCGAAGCCGACGCTCTCGCTCTCCTCGACACACAATTATCgtcctccccagctccctctccaaccccatcatcccagaCCGAGCTCGCCAGCCCGTCCACAGAGACAGATGCCAGCAAtggccaacaacaaaaccccGAAGACACCGACGATGATTCCAACCCGGTCTCCGAGACGTACGAGCTGATCAACTCTGCCCCGTGGAAATATCTCTGCACCGTACCCGTCCtcgctccccctccaacactcAACCAAACCGCCACCGAGCTCGCCAAGGCCGAAGAGGCTCGGGAAATGTCCCGTGCCTCGGCCAAGGGATGGGAGCTCATGAGTGGTCTTGAAGGACATTGTCTCTACTTTATGAGTGGTTGGTGGAGCTATTCTTTCTGCTACGGCAAAGACGTTGTTCAGTTCCATGCTCTGCCACGAGGCACCGAAGGGGGCCCGCCTGTCCGGGATGACAGCAGCCAGGAGTATGTGCTGGGAAGGGCGGTACCCGCTTCTGAGCAACCAAAGGACGGGCAAGAAAAGGGCTTGGCCCCTCCCAACTCGGAGCTACAGGTCAAGGGCGACCAACGATACCTCGTCCAGAAGTTCGAGGGTGGTACCGTTTGCGatctcaccaacaaaccacGCACCATTGAGGTGCAGTATCACTGCCATCCCGGCGTGGCAGGGGACAGGATTAGCTGGATCAAAGAGGTTACGATTTGCACCTACCTCATGGTGGTGCAGACCCCACGACTTTGCGATGATGTGGCTTTTCTCCCACCAAAGGTCACCAAAAGACATCCCGTTACCTGCAAGCAAATCGTCAGcagcgaagaggaggagtcggCATGGAGATATCAGAAGCAGGTCGAGGCCGGCGGTGTGCTCGAGGGCGCTGGCGAGAGAGCCAGGCTCAAGGTTGGCCGCCCTAATGGTGGAGCCGACAGCAACCCCTTTTCGGGCATGACCATCGGgggcgtggtggtggggggacAAAAGATCCTGGGAGGAAAAGTAAATGCCGATGGAACCCCGGCGTTTAAGCTCATGCCTCCCCGACACATATCCGCCCTTGCTACGCCCAAGGCGGCGACCGTGACCCATGTTTTGCTCGCcaaagagaaggaaggggcCCCTATTGAAAAGCTCAGTCCGGAAAAGCTAGAGGAGCTGGGCATCAAGGATGCGTTCTTGGACGAGATGGAGGCCCAGTTGGAGGCGGTATCCGGCGGTGAGGGGTGGAGAGTAGAAGTAGTGGACGCGCCTGGCCAGGAGCGACAGTATGTGGTGTATCAAATGCTTGACAACGGCGCCGACGCAATCgacctggagaagaagcacacTCTGCCTCCTGGTGGTGCCGAAGACCAAAAGACCAAGGGCGAGAGGCAGAAGACGGCgaccaagaagcaaaagccaaaggccaagaagaccGCCGGGCAACAGGAAAAGACGGAAGGCAAAAAACCGCGTctcgatgacgacgaggaagggtCCAAAGAGGAGTTCAAGGATGAGCTGTAA